The genomic stretch ATTTTTGGTGGATTTGTAATTAGAGGAAAAAAAATTGGCGAATACAACCCGATTTTTCTAAATAAATTATTAAAAACTAGCTTATCAAGAGATTTAATAACATCCAAGTCAGGTGGGAGTACTCGGTATAACGTAGGACAAGATATTTTATCCTCAATTATATTACCGTTCCCATCCCTCCCCGAACAACAAAAAATCGCCGACTTCCTCACCGCAGTCGATGCGCGTATCCAGCAGCTCACCCGCAAGAAAGAGTTGCTTGCGGAGTACAAAAAAGGCGTCATGCAAAAGATTTTCTCGCAAGAGATTCGCTTCAAAGATGAGAACGGGAAGGATTTCCCGGAATGGGAAGAAAAGAAGTTGGGGAATTATATTGACGAATATAAAAAAAATTCGGATAAAAATGATGAATATGAAGTTTTTACATCCTCAAACAAAGGTTTAATGCGTCAGTCTGAATATTATGGTGAAAACCGAATTACTGAACGGGATAATGTAGGGTTTAACATCATACCTCCTGGATATATAACTTATCGCTCCAGAAGTGATAACAGAAGATTCACATTCAATATAAACAATTTAGGTGTAATCGGAATAATAAGTACATATTATCCTGTATTTCAGATAATAAATGGAAATAATAAATTTTTTATTGAATTTGCAAATTTTTATCAGCACATATTTGGTAAATATAGCGTAGGTACATCCCAGCAAGTCCTTTCTTTAAATGATCTAAGGAGCATAAAATTTAAGTTGCCTTGCTCTCACGAACAACAAAAAATCGCCGACTTCCTTACCGAGATAGATAACAAAATCGATCAGTTTGGGCAACAACTTGAAAAAATGCAGAGCTGGAAAAAAGGGCTTCTGCAACAGATGTTTGTGTAGAGGATTTTATTCAATTTTAAGTTGGAGATATTTCTAAAATGTTAACAGATCAATTATTACAGCTTTCTTCTTGGGTTGAACACTCAATAACTCTTAATGCCCAAGCTCAGGGTTCCTCTAATTGGTTAAGACCTTGTTTTTCTTCGAGTAATATATCTAACGTAGTTACCGCAATTGCTACAGCAGCTATGGCTTTTTTTACATGGAATATACGTGCCGCAAATATTCAAATAGCTAAAATTGAAGAAGCTAGAAGAAATTCGGAACTACCTTGTATTCAATATCAAGTTAGAAATAATGCATATAAAGTCTCTAATCGAATATTAATTTTACCCTCTGAAGCAAATCCAAAAAAATATATTAAAATTATGT from Candidatus Margulisiibacteriota bacterium encodes the following:
- a CDS encoding restriction endonuclease subunit S — its product is MRFPGFVGEWEEKKLEGLLEFKNGLNAKKEQYGKGVKFINVLDILNNEYITYDKIVGSVDIDDATVNNYLVNFGDILFQRSSETREEVGSACVYLDRNRPAIFGGFVIRGKKIGEYNPIFLNKLLKTSLSRDLITSKSGGSTRYNVGQDILSSIILPFPSLPEQQKIADFLTAVDARIQQLTRKKELLAEYKKGVMQKIFSQEIRFKDENGKDFPEWEEKKLGNYIDEYKKNSDKNDEYEVFTSSNKGLMRQSEYYGENRITERDNVGFNIIPPGYITYRSRSDNRRFTFNINNLGVIGIISTYYPVFQIINGNNKFFIEFANFYQHIFGKYSVGTSQQVLSLNDLRSIKFKLPCSHEQQKIADFLTEIDNKIDQFGQQLEKMQSWKKGLLQQMFV